Genomic segment of Thermodesulfobium sp. 4217-1:
CAAGGAGGCGTCGCACCACATATGAAGGAATAAAATACATTGGCATTTCAGAATTCATTCAAGAGGTAATTTGTAGTGAAGACGTAGTAAACACAAAACCCGATCCAGAACCTATTGAAAAGGCACTGGAAAAAACAAATTCAGACAGAAAAAATTCTTTTATGATAGGAGACAGCCAATACGATCAGATGGCTGCAAACAGAGCCAATGTAAAATTTTTGGGGGCTCTTTGGGGACCAAGACCAGAAAACCTATATCAAGATAAAAATTCTTTTTTGATAAAGAATTTTAAAGAAATTAAAGATTTTGTTTTTTGTTATAATAATAAAATTCTATGATTTTTAAATTATAAGGAGGTATGAAGTGGGCATATTAGAGGGTAAAAAAGCTCTTATATTCGGACTTGCAAATGACAAGAGCATTGCATGGGGCATTTCAAAAGCATGCAAAGATGAAGGTGCCCAAATCGCTTTGACTTATCTGCCCGTAATGGAAAAAAGGGTCAGACCACTCGCTGATGCGCTTGATGCAAAAATTGTCCTGCCATGTGATGTAAATAAAAACGAAGATCTTAAGTCGGTTCACGATTCAATAAAAAATGAATGGGGTTCAATTGATATATTAGTGCACTCGGTGGCATTCGCACCAAAAGAAGAGTTCGAAGAGGGCTTGTTACAAACGTCCAGAGAGGGTTTTAAAATAGCTATGGAAACGAGCTGCTATTCTCTGATAGCCATGTGCAATGCATTTTATCCTCTTATGCAAGGGCGTGAAGCATCGGTCATAGCAATGACATATTATGGGGCAGAAAAAGTTGTGCCTCATTATAATATAATGGCAGTTTGTAAAGCTGCTCTCGAAGCATCTGTCAGGTTCCTCGCATATGACCTTGGACCAAAAAAAATTAGAATAAACGCAATATCAGCAGGGCCAATAAAAACCCTTGCAGCCTTTGGCATAAAGGGTTTCAGCGATCTTTTGAAACACAATGAACAAAATTCTCCATTTATGAGAACAGTTACTATTGAAGATGTTGGAAATCTTGCTTCCTTTTTAGCGTCAGATAGATCAAGAAATATTACAGGCGAAACAATTTACGTCGATGCTGGATATCACGTTATGGGAACCCCAAGAGCTCCAGAAGATTTATAAAAAAGATTAAACTGTGATCTATGAAGCATAAAGCTATTCATAGATCACAGTTTTTAAAAAACCTACATTTCAAAATTCATAAGCCGATTCCTCGTGTTCACTTTCGTCAAGACCCTTTATCTCAGATTCTCTTGAAACCCTTAAGCCAAAAAACCTTTGAATAAATAAACCGATTAAGAAAGTTATTGCAAAGCAATAAATAATAGCCACAGACACGCCTATTATTTGAGAAATAATCTGATGCACACCACCGAAAAAAAGCCCTTTTGCACCGTTTATTATTGGATTTGCGAACAAACCCAGCGCTAAACTTCCCCATATACCTGAAATCCCGTGGATACCAAATACGTCAAGGCTGTCATCGTAATTAAACTTTGGTTTGATATATGAAATCGCAATATAGCAAAAACAAGACGATACTATCCCAATAACAAAGGCACTCGAAATATTTACATAGCCCACGGCAGGGGTAATAGCACCAAGTCCTGCTATAGAACCCGATATTGCCCCTAAAACGGTTGCCTTCTTATCCTTTATAAGATCGATTATCATCCATGTCAAAAGACCAACAGAGGCAGCCATATTTGTATTTATAAAAGCATCCACTGCAAGCTGGCCAGAAGAAAGAGCACTTCCTGCATTGAACCCAAACCAACCAAACCATAAAAGGCCTGCACCAATAACAGAATAACCCAATTGATGAGGCAAAATCCTCATATCCTTTCTCCTACCAAGAATTAGGCACATTGCAAGCGCAGAGATCCCTGCGCTAATATGAACCACAATGCCGCCAGCAAAATCTAATACTCCTAATTTGGCAAGCCATCCGCCGCCCCATACCCAGTGGGCAAGTGGAACATAGACAAAGGTAATCCATAAAACTGTAAATATTATCCAGCTCTTAAATTTTATTCTCTCTACAAGGGCACCCGAAATAAGAGAGACGGTGATAGCAGCAAACGTCATCTGATAAACTGCAAAAAGAATTGTGGGTATTGAACCAGAAACAGACGCAATATGAGAGAGAAAAACATCTGAAAAACTGCCTATTATACCAAAAACATCTTTGCCAAAAGCTAACGGAAAACCAAAAACAAACCATATAACAGAAACAATCGCGTATGAAACGATAGACATTAGCATCGTGTTAAGGACGCTTAATTTTTTAACTAACCCACTGTAAAAAAGAATTAATCCAGGAAATGTCATAAGCATTACGAGTGCAGTAGAAACCATCATCCAGGAAGTATCAGCCTTGTTAATGGGGTTTAAACTTTGAGCAAAAGCCGACTTCACAGATAGATCTAAAACGATAAACAAAACTGAAAAAACTAACAAAACTCTTTTCAAAACAATACCCCTTTCCGCTATGAAATTTTTTAATCACAAAGCAAAGGCAACCCAAATTGGGTTACCCTTGCTTTGTGATTAACTTAAAGTAATTCTTATTTAAAAGGTGAAATTAAAAATATTTACAAGCCATAAGCGCTCTCCTCGTGAAGGCTTGCGTCGAGACCCTTAATCTCATCTTCAGGCTTTACCCTTAGACCTATGGTCACATCTATAAGCTTGCCGATAATTAATGTCATTACGAAACAATAGCCTCCTGTTGCAAGTATCGCCAGAACCTGTATGCCAACTTGAGATGGATTGCCGAATATAAGGCCCCTTCCAGCGCTGTTAATCCATGGACAAGCAAATATACCTGTTGCAAGAGCACCCCAGATTCCAGAAATACCGTGAACGCCAAAAACATCAAGAGAATCATCATATTTGAAAAATGGTTTTAGGTATGAAACAGCCAAGAACGAAAGAACTGATGCACCAACACCTATAGCAAGAGCGCCTCCGATATTTACAAATCCAGCAGCAGGCGTAATTGCAACCAAACCAGCTACTGCACCAGATATAGCTCCAAGAGCTGTGGCCCTGTGATCTTTTATAAAATCTAATGCCATCCATGTAAGAAGAGCCATTGCTGTAGCAGTGTTTGTATTGATAAACGCCGCACCAGCTAATTGTCCTGAAGTAAGAGCGCTTCCAGCGTTAAATCCAAACCAACCAAACCATAAAAGACCTGCACCAATTATAGATATACCAAGTTGATGAGGCATAAGCCTTGTATCCTTTCTTTTTCCAAGGAGCAATGCTAGCGCAAGACCAGCTAAACCTGCATTTATGTGTACAACCGTACCGCCCGCAAAGTCAAGAGCTCCAAGCTTCATAAGCCATCCGCCGCCCCATACCCAGTGGGCAATAGGAAGATAAACAACAGTTGACCAGATAAGAGCAAATAACATCCATGATGAAAATTTCATCCTCTCAATCACAGATCCAGATATGAGAGCTACGGTAATAGCAGCAAACGTCATCTGAAACGCTGCGAATACGCTTGTAGGTATTGTCCCAGTAAGAGAATTTGTTTCAACAATATTATAGAAAAATGGACTAACAAATTGACCAATTATGCCGCCTACATCATTGCCAAAAGCCAGTGAGTATCCAAAAATAAACCATGTTACGGAAATCAAAGCATAAGCACCGACTGACATCAACATCGTGTTTAATGCGCTGCTCTTCTTTACTAAGCCACCGTAAAACAGAGCAAGACCAGGCATGGTCATAAGCATTACAAGCGCCGTAGAAACCATCATCCAGGCAGTATCAGCGCCATTAAGTTCGGGAGTAGGTGTAGCATCATCTGCATAACTTACAGAACCAAAACTTTGAATGATAATTAGGGAAAAAAGAAAATAGCCAGTAAGTAAAACATATCTTAGATATGACGGAAGTGTTTTAAATAGAGGATTTGATTTTAAAGTAAAAATTCTGACTGCTAACATTAGAGACATTATAAAAATAGTCGACAAGCCTTCAGGAACGCCAAACATATTTTTTCCTCCTTAAATTTTATAGTGCCTCTTTGCCCTCTTCTGCAGTTCTTATCCTAATAGCATTTTCCATTGGAAGAACGAATATCTTGCCATCACCAACATCGCCAGTTTTGGCAGCTTCTCTAATAATCTCGATTACCCTGTCTGAATGCTCATCTTCCACTGCAATCTCAAGCTTTATCTTCTCTACAAAGTCGACAACATATTCAGAGCCACGATATCTTTCTTTATGGCCGCGCTGTCTTCCAAAGCCCCTAATCTCGGATACGCTCATGCCCTTAACAAATCCCGCCTCCATAAGGGCCTCTTTGATTTCATCTAACTTGTAAGGACGGATAATTGCAATTATGTACTTAAACAAATTGAAAACCTCCTTTCAAATTTTTGTTGAAGAAGACATACTCTGAACGCAATGAAAAGCAATAAGCTATCCCGCATTCAAATAGAGGAGTACAAAAAACTGAATGAAAAAAACGAATCTTGACCGCATCCTTTTTTTATGGAACACCATTATTCCTGAAGTTGGATAATAATATCATATTTCTAAAATCATGTCAAACTTTAATCGTATCAA
This window contains:
- a CDS encoding HAD family hydrolase, which produces MKYTIMWDFDGTIADTTDLIIESYQKTFKHFFGFELPTEKILGVFSLPMRESFLALGFEEGIIDKLLDYYRQYHESVFAYKIKAYPGARETIEELAKDDIVQAIVTSRRRRTTYEGIKYIGISEFIQEVICSEDVVNTKPDPEPIEKALEKTNSDRKNSFMIGDSQYDQMAANRANVKFLGALWGPRPENLYQDKNSFLIKNFKEIKDFVFCYNNKIL
- a CDS encoding ammonium transporter — protein: MFGVPEGLSTIFIMSLMLAVRIFTLKSNPLFKTLPSYLRYVLLTGYFLFSLIIIQSFGSVSYADDATPTPELNGADTAWMMVSTALVMLMTMPGLALFYGGLVKKSSALNTMLMSVGAYALISVTWFIFGYSLAFGNDVGGIIGQFVSPFFYNIVETNSLTGTIPTSVFAAFQMTFAAITVALISGSVIERMKFSSWMLFALIWSTVVYLPIAHWVWGGGWLMKLGALDFAGGTVVHINAGLAGLALALLLGKRKDTRLMPHQLGISIIGAGLLWFGWFGFNAGSALTSGQLAGAAFINTNTATAMALLTWMALDFIKDHRATALGAISGAVAGLVAITPAAGFVNIGGALAIGVGASVLSFLAVSYLKPFFKYDDSLDVFGVHGISGIWGALATGIFACPWINSAGRGLIFGNPSQVGIQVLAILATGGYCFVMTLIIGKLIDVTIGLRVKPEDEIKGLDASLHEESAYGL
- a CDS encoding P-II family nitrogen regulator — protein: MFKYIIAIIRPYKLDEIKEALMEAGFVKGMSVSEIRGFGRQRGHKERYRGSEYVVDFVEKIKLEIAVEDEHSDRVIEIIREAAKTGDVGDGKIFVLPMENAIRIRTAEEGKEAL
- a CDS encoding ammonium transporter, which produces MKRVLLVFSVLFIVLDLSVKSAFAQSLNPINKADTSWMMVSTALVMLMTFPGLILFYSGLVKKLSVLNTMLMSIVSYAIVSVIWFVFGFPLAFGKDVFGIIGSFSDVFLSHIASVSGSIPTILFAVYQMTFAAITVSLISGALVERIKFKSWIIFTVLWITFVYVPLAHWVWGGGWLAKLGVLDFAGGIVVHISAGISALAMCLILGRRKDMRILPHQLGYSVIGAGLLWFGWFGFNAGSALSSGQLAVDAFINTNMAASVGLLTWMIIDLIKDKKATVLGAISGSIAGLGAITPAVGYVNISSAFVIGIVSSCFCYIAISYIKPKFNYDDSLDVFGIHGISGIWGSLALGLFANPIINGAKGLFFGGVHQIISQIIGVSVAIIYCFAITFLIGLFIQRFFGLRVSRESEIKGLDESEHEESAYEF
- a CDS encoding enoyl-ACP reductase, with protein sequence MGILEGKKALIFGLANDKSIAWGISKACKDEGAQIALTYLPVMEKRVRPLADALDAKIVLPCDVNKNEDLKSVHDSIKNEWGSIDILVHSVAFAPKEEFEEGLLQTSREGFKIAMETSCYSLIAMCNAFYPLMQGREASVIAMTYYGAEKVVPHYNIMAVCKAALEASVRFLAYDLGPKKIRINAISAGPIKTLAAFGIKGFSDLLKHNEQNSPFMRTVTIEDVGNLASFLASDRSRNITGETIYVDAGYHVMGTPRAPEDL